In Primulina eburnea isolate SZY01 chromosome 14, ASM2296580v1, whole genome shotgun sequence, the following proteins share a genomic window:
- the LOC140812620 gene encoding zinc finger BED domain-containing protein RICESLEEPER 2-like, whose amino-acid sequence MGEGSFMKDMVNKMKTKFDKYWGHCNLLISMAAVLDPRNKMKLIEWCFPEIYSEVDAIENIVTVRETLRLLYREYVDAHKNNVAEKDVSGDAQKESSSVSSIVSAKGKGKVRTAFANYIKNVDSVEQVKSELEVYFEEGVVLCEEDDEFDALSWWKMNNLKFRIFSKMACDVLSIPITSVASESAFSAGGRVIDSYRANLGVDTVQMLLCAKDWLRARYQVKRKENENSGLKEIHLN is encoded by the exons ATGGGTGAAGGTAgtttcatgaaagatatggttAACAAAATGAAGACTAAATTCGACAAGTATTGGGGTCACTGTAACTTGTTAATTTCTATGGCAGCTGTATTAGATCCAAGGAATAAGATGAAGTTGATTGAATGGTGTTTTCCAGAAATCTATTCTGAAGTTGATGCAATTGAGAACATCGTTACAGTTCGTGAGACATTGCGTTTGTTGTATCGTGAATATGTTGATGCTCACAAAAATAATGTTGCTGAAAAGGATGTTTCAGGTGATGCTCAGAAAGAAAGTTCTAGTGTTTCAAGTATTGTTAGTGCAAAAGGAAAGGGTAAAGTAAGGACAGCATTTGCCAACTATATTAAGAATGTTGATAGTGTGGAGCAAGTGAAGTCTGAACTTGAAGTGTACTTTGAGGAAGGGGTTGTATTGTGTGAAGAAGATGATGAATTTGATGCATTGTCATGGTGGAAGATGAACAACTTAAAGTTTAGGATTTTTTCAAAGATGGCATGTGATGTACTATCAATTCCAATAACTTCTGTCGCTTCTGAATCGGCTTTCAGCGCTGGTGGTAGAGTTATTGATTCATATCGTGCCAATTTGGGAGTGGATACGGTTCAGATGTTGCTTTGTGCAAAAGATTGGTTACGTGCCCGGTACCAAGTCAAGAGAAAAGAAAAT GAAAATTCGGGGCTTAAGGAGATTCATTTGAATTAA
- the LOC140813305 gene encoding serine/threonine protein phosphatase 2A 57 kDa regulatory subunit B' beta isoform-like — protein MGAQRNLLKVYPNMGTQRSSPKAYPNQRTPTLKCLLDIDSRHNSSRQAHNSLDHDETLSLISYCSYVYTFNDPAESPSQHDLKRYKLINLLSIIKSWKKFVPNKILPPLFTMISVNIFRQLPPPNAACIISILPDDDDLVATPAAAWLHLQIAYDILLWLIVSLEQKVLSEYIDHPFILGLLNLFQSEDPREREILKNVFHKIYSKFLSSRSFMRKAMNDVLLNYIFDTEQRHCGIGDLLEIWGTIINGFSIPLKEEHKVFLTRVLIPLHRLKAMQVFHRQLAYCVYQFVEKEPMLGVAVVKGILRYWPRTNCPKEVLLIGELEELVENMGPGQYKILALPLCKQITKCSNSWNSQVAERALYIWNNEQFVKMASEAINDVFPIVVKGMESNLKWHWNRCVRELTENVKEMLEEMEPNLYSKCLSQIDSSIDEVEMRRIENWKRVEMAAKINRIIQESQCQRNNVKRRSAGIQKQ, from the exons ATGGGCGCTCAGCGGAACCTCCTCAAGGTGTATCCAAACATGGGTACTCAACGTAGCAGTCCGAAAGCATATCCAAACCAAAGAACCCCTACTCTAAAATGTCTTCTAGATATTGATTCCAGGCACAATTCCAGCAGGCAGGCACATAACAGTTTGGACCATGATGAAACTCTATCTCTGATTTCTTATTGTTCATATGTTTATACGTTCAACGATCCTGCTGAATCTCCTTCGCAACATGATCTTAAGCGTTATAAACTCATAAACCTTCTTTCCATCATCAAGTCGTGGAAAAAATTTGTCCCTAATAAAATCCTACCGCCCCTTTTTACCATGATATCAGTTAACATCTTCAGGCAGCTCCCTCCACCCAATGCTGCTTGTATCATCAGCATCTTGCCTGATGATGATGACCTTGTTGCGACACCTGCAGCTGCCTGGTTGCACCTACAAATAGCATACGACATCCTCCTATGGCTGATTGTCAGCCTAGAACAAAAGGTGCTGAGTGAATACATAGATCATCCTTTCATTCTTGGTTTACTCAATCTTTTCCAGTCTGAAGATCCGAGGGAACGAGAAATCTTGAAGAATGTGTTCCACAAGATTTATTCTAAGTTCCTCTCCTCGAGATCATTCATGAGAAAGGCgatgaatgatgttttgttGAACTACATTTTTGACACAGAGCAGAGACACTGTGGAATTGGTGATCTACTGGAGATTTGGGGAACCATAATCAATGGATTTAGCATTCCATTGAAGGAAGAGCACAAGGTTTTCTTAACGAGAGTGCTTATTCCCTTGCACAGGCTGAAAGCTATGCAGGTATTCCACAGGCAGTTGGCTTACTGTGTCTACCAATTTGTGGAGAAGGAGCCAATGCTTGGGGTTGCTGTGGTTAAAGGTATTTTGAGATATTGGCCCCGGACTAATTGTCCGAAGGAAGTTTTACTCATAGGGGAGTTGGAAGAATTAGTGGAAAACATGGGTCCTGGACAGTATAAGATTCTTGCTCTGCCTTTGTGTAAACAGATAACAAAGTGTTCGAACAGTTGGAATTCACAG GTTGCAGAACGTGCACTCTACATTTGGAACAATGAGCAATTTGTGAAGATGGCATCTGAAGCAATAAATGACGTATTTCCCATTGTAGTAAAAGGAATGGAGAGTAACCTGAAATGGCATTGGAACAGATGCGTGCGAGAGCTGACTGAAAACGTTAAAGAAATGTTAGAAGAAATGGAACCAAACTTGTACTCCAAGTGCTTATCGCAGATTGATTCATCCATTGATGAAGTGGAGATGAGGCGGATAGAAAATTGGAAAAGAGTAGAAATGGCTGCGAAAATTAATCGAATCATCCAAGAATCTCAATGTCAGCGCAATAATGTAAAGAGAAGAAGTGCGGGAATCCAAAAACAGTAG
- the LOC140811118 gene encoding uncharacterized protein, giving the protein MSTRNPLSIILDQNKLTGPNYHDWFRNLKIVLNSEKIAYVLDKKPPKEAAPNISRTELAKLEIHWDHDLQAKSYMLASMSNELQRRFEEAVNAADIPLHLKELYALVGLDLVIPTELSTDILLMSLPASFDGFVVNFNMNKLEATLEELVNMLTNYEATVKKEKPVLLVGSSYGTKKGAPNKDKKRSAPPKKNKPNKKPYKKTNPGPTKPDKSEQVCFHYNKPGHWRRYGKKQET; this is encoded by the exons ATGTCTACTCGTAACCCGCTTTCAATCATTCTCGATCAAAACAAATTGACTGGCCCTAACTATCATGACTGGTTTCGAAACTTAAAGATTGTTCTGAACTCTGAAAAGATTGCGTATGTGCTTGATAAGAAGCCACCTAAGGAGGCGGCTCCTAATATCAGTAGGACTGAATTAGCTAAGCTTGAGATACATTGGGATCATGATCTCCAAGCTAAGAGCTACATGTTGGCTTCTATGTCGAATGAACTTCAGAGGAGATTCGAGGAGGcggtgaatgctgctgacattccccttcatctgaaagaattgtatgcT ttggtgGGACTCGATTTGGTTATACCTACTGAACTCTCGACTGATATTCTCTTGATGTCTTTGCCTGCCTCGTTCGATGGATTTGTGGTTAAttttaatatgaacaagcttgaggccacccttgaagagttggtcaacATGCTTACTAATTATGAGGCCACAGTTAAAAAGGAAAAGCCTGTTCTTCTAGTGGGTTCTTCGTATGGTACGAAAAAAGGAGCCCCAAATAAAGACAAGAAGCGTTCTGCCCCTCCaaagaagaacaagcccaaCAAAAAGCCATACAAGAAAACAAATCCGGGGCCCACAAAGCCTGACAAGTCAGAACAAGTCTGTTTCCACTACAACAAGCCTGGAcactggaggc gttATGGGAAGAAGCAGGAGACTTAG
- the LOC140813327 gene encoding uncharacterized protein: MSAIRVMNALVQKVAARKKQHVGSVAVSKGKAGVAEVSADEVTVVAATEAQGASQPTSSRKRRAPSTPGPLGQSGSSGELGPPQTDAVPLRQFKPDPRSKVFRSRSGLFDMYRDDHRIIGADPSALAGALLRDVISEADAAYLQELNWSELVMRSTAASAEAAFLNAEVAFRATNLRKQSSKDARAFQATSAELEKKLADLAEALAKEKANSQRREDDMRQGFAAETLKLKNELRMVEVQLEASREEARSAEEKAMTAQAALAKGSEAFKEDFLKSEEFALTVAERALGFIYVGFDGAVAQFKEAGYPPEGSSADFLDAQKVVDNLPPEDPEA, from the exons ATGTCAGCAATTAGAGTCATGAACGCCCTGGTCCAAAAGGTTGCAGCCCGCAAGAAGCAACACGTCGGCTCGGTTGCTGTGAGCAAAGGTAAGGCCGGGGTCGCTGAGGTCAGTGCTGATGAGGTCACTGTGGTGGCTGCTACCGAGGCTCAGGGGGCCTCTCAGCCCACATCTTCTCGGAAGCGCCGAGCTCCGAGCACACCTGGCCCATTGGGTCAGTCCGGAAGCAGTGGGGAGCTCGgacctcctcaaacggatgctgTGCCTCTGCGGCAGTTTAAGCCGGACCCTCGTTCCAAAGTCTTCCGCAGCAGATCCGGCCTATTTGATATGTACCGGGATGACCACCGGATCATAGGGGCAGATCCCTCTGCATTGGCGGGGGCCCTTCTTCGGGACGTCATCTCTGAAGCTGACGCGGCATATCTCCAGGAGCTTAACTGGTCTGAGCTCGTCATGAGGTCCACTGCTGCCAGCGCCGAG gctGCCTTCTTGAATGCCGAGGTGGCTTTCCGGGCCACCAACCTTAGGAAGCAGTCTTCGAAGGATGCCCGGGCCTTCCAGGCGACCTCGGCCGAACTTGAAAAAAAACTTGCTGACCTTGCTGAGGCCCTTGCGAAGGAAAAGGCCAATTCCCAGAGGCGGGAGGATGACATGCGCCAGGGCTTTGCAGCGGAGACCCTGAAGTTGAAGAATGAGCTGCGGATGGTGGAGGTCCAGCTTGAGGCGTCTCGAGAGGAGGCCAGATCAGCTGAGGAGAAGGCCATGACTGCCCAGGCTGCCTTGGCAAAGGGCTCTGAGGCTTTCAAGGAGGACTTCCTGAAATCAGAAGAGTTTGCCCTTACTGTTGCTGAAAGGGCTCTAGGCTTCATATATGTGGGCTTCGATGGCGCCGTGGCTCAGTTCAAGGAGGCTGGCTACCCTCCCGAAGGGTCCTCGGCCGACTTCCTTGATGCTCAGAAGGTGGTGGACAACCTCCCCCCCGAAGACCCGGAAGCTTGA